A single genomic interval of Eleutherodactylus coqui strain aEleCoq1 chromosome 3, aEleCoq1.hap1, whole genome shotgun sequence harbors:
- the TATDN2 gene encoding putative deoxyribonuclease TATDN2: MADRSASSTRKHKWLSSPEMSSSKYLKSSESRRISPNSDQDDESSSLSRERRRVFYPSESTPRRRLDIGSGVCSTVRARSRQMDRRQNRSTERHTKNSGEALEKERDHRNERNNDADRRSSNEEKRPRTSRDSGPSLLFQRAFSDILGTKSRSRRLQDSETRHSQETKQVEKRKLSEPEELPLTLSTSKSTSSKKEVVSERKRRSTIVKREPSLREMVINVSPKELADAQQETPRLVFLDEDSDKDMYSTLDLADKDPSIGSDFSDVEDMGSLTRFSQEDVFSPCCSVQDDTQPSTYQYESPLSCYAKKSPSSSLYKPPAERNTWRQKEWDSSYTSEPSLLDSSRLSVSSDIESPVVKSHKRSASFDAPWKFDQTTKPSRRSLQILPSPSSDSKFRDSSFIDTHCHLDMLFARLSHRSSFADLRRQYYSSFPREFHGCITDYCDPRTLKRLPWQEVLNEDLVWGAFGCHPHFAQYYNDRLHEDMMMALRHPKAIAFGEMGLDYSHKCSTSIPDQIAVFEKQLKLVVPLGKPLVIHCRGADKDLFKIMKKWLPRDYKIHRHCFTGKYEDIEPFLQEFPNMAVGFTAVLTYPSAVEAQDAVTKIPLDRLIVETDAPFFLPKQVPKGICKFSHPGMALHTVHEIAKLRNLPVKTIMSKLRENTYRIYSI, from the exons ATGGCGGACAGGAGTGCAAGCAGTACACGGAAGCATAAATGGCTGAGTTCACCAGAGATGTCTTCTAGCAAATACCTAAAAAGCAGCGAGTCACGAAGAATTAGTCCCAACAGTGACCAGGACGATGAAAGTTCCAGTCTATCACGGGAGAGGCGAAGGGTGTTCTACCCTTCTGAGAGTACGCCCAGGCGCAGACTGGATATCGGTTCTGGTGTCTGCTCCACTGTGAGAGCCAGGAGCAGACAGATGGACagacggcaaaaccgcagcactGAGCGCCACACAAAGAACTCGGGAGAGGCGCTGGAGAAGGAG CGTGATCATCGGAACGAGAGAAATAACGACGCTGATAGAAGATCAAGTAACGAAGAGAAGAGACCCCGAACTTCGAGAGACAGCGGGCCGTCCCTTTTATTCCAGAGAGCGTTCAGTGACATTCTAGGAACTAAAAGTAGATCCCGGAGATTGCAGGACAGTGAGACAAGACATTCCCAAGAAACAAAGCAAGTGGAGAAAAGAAAGTTATCTGAACCTGAAGAATTGCCGCTGACACTCTCAACCTCCAAATCCACCTCCTCGAAGAAGGAGGTTGTGTCGGAGAGGAAACGGAGGAGCACAATCGTTAAGAGAGAGCCAAGCCTAAGAGAAATGGTCATCAATGTGTCTCCCAAAGAACTTGCCGATGCTCAGCAGGAGACACCCCGACTTGTATTTTTAGATGAAGATTCAGATAAAGACATGTATTCAACA CTAGATCTTGCGGATAAGGATCCTTCCATTGGTAGTGACTTCTCAGACGTAGAAGACATGGGATCGctgaccagattttctcaggaGGACGTGTTTTCACCTTGCTGTTCTGTACAAGACGACACACAACCTTCCACTTATCAGTATGAAAGTCCTTTGAGCTGTTATGCCAAGAAGTCCCCAAGCAGTTCATTGTACAAACCACCTGCAGAACGCAACACCTGGCGGCAGAAAGAATGGGACAGCTCCTACACGTCAGAACCTTCCCTGCTGGACAGCAGTCGCCTCAGTGTGTCCAGCGACATCGAGAGCCCCGTAGTAAAGAGCCACAAACGGTCGGCGTCTTTTGATGCTCCGTGGAAATTTGATCAAACAACCAAACCCTCTAGAAGGTCTTTACagattcttccttctccaagctCAGACTCCAAGTTCCGGGACAGCAGCTTCATAGACACACATTGCCATCTTGACATGCTGTTTGCGAGATTATCGCATCGGAGCTCCTTTGCGgatcttaggaggcagtattactctTCCTTTCCCCGGGAGTTTCACGGCTGCATTACTGATTACTGTGATCCTCGCACTCTGAAGAGGCTTCCATGGCAAGAGGTTCTGAACGAGGACTTGGTCTGGGGGGCGTTTGGCTGTCATCCCCACTTTGCACAGTATTACAATGACCGTCTGCATGAAGACATGATGATGGCTCTTCGGCACCCCAAAGCTATTGCCTTCGGAGAAATGGGTTTGGATTATTCCCATAAATGTTCCACATCTATTCCAGACCAGATCGCG GTTTTTGAGAAGCAGCTGAAGCTGGTGGTGCCGTTGGGGAAGCCTCTGGTCATTCATTGTCGGGGTGCAGACAAAGACCTGTTTAAAATAATGAAGAAATGGCTCCCTCGTGACTACAAGATACACCG GCATTGTTTCACCGGCAAGTACGAAGACATCGAGCCGTTTCTGCAGGAATTTCCAAACATGGCTGTGGGATTTACCGCCGTTTTAACGTATCCTTCCGCTGTGGAAGCGCAGGACGCAGTGACTAAAATCCCCTTAGACAGGCTGATTGTGGAGACAGACGCTCCTTTTTTCCTTCCTAAACAG